In Thiomonas arsenitoxydans, the genomic stretch TGATGGACACCATCCTGCGCCGCATGCCCGACTATGTGCATCACATCGCGCCGCAGTTCTCGCGCACCCACGTCAACTTCCAGCGCGTGCCCACGGTCGATACCTCCAACCCCTTCATCGCCAAAGACATTCCCACGCTCGACGAGAGCATGGTGGTCATCCGCTTCGCGAACCCCAAGGGCATCGATTTTCCCTACCTGCTGTCCATGCTCCACGACTCGTGGATGAGCCGCCCCAACACCCTGGTCGTGCCCGGCGGCAAGATGGGCATTGCCATGCAGCTCATCTTCACGCCGATGATTCTGCGTCTGATGGACCTCAAGCGTCGCGCAGGTTAACCGCGTTGTCCAAACCCGGAAGAATTTCAACATGACTACCGTTCAAATCGACACCCAACAGCGCCGCCGTCTGGCCAACGCCATCCGCTTTCTCGCCATCGACGGCGTGCAGGCCGCCAACTCCGGCCACCCCGGCGCCCCCATGGGCATGGCCGACATCGCCGAAGTGCTGTGGCGCAATCACCTGCACCACAACCCGGCCAATCCGCACTGGGCCAACCGCGACCGCTTCGTGCTGTCCAACGGCCACGGCTCGATGCTGATCTACGCCCTGCTGCATCTCACCGGCTACGACCTGCCGATCGAGGAGCTCAAGCGCTTCCGCCAACTGCACAGCAAAACGCCGGGCCACCCCGAAGTGGGCTACACGCCGGGCGTGGAAACCACCACTGGCCCGCTGGGTCAGGGCATCGCCAACGGCGTGGGCATGGCGCTGGCCGAAAAAGTGCTGGCCGCGCAGTTCAACCAGCCCGGCCATGCCATCGTCGATCACCACACCTATGTGTTCCTCGGCGACGGCTGCCTGATGGAGGGCATCAGCCACGAGGTCTGCTCGCTGGCCGGCACGCTCAAGCTCAACAAGCTCATCGCCTACTACGACGACAACGGCATTTCCATCGACGGTCATGTCGAGCACTGGTTCTCCGACAACACCGCGCAGCGCTTCCAGGCCTATGGCTGGAACGTCATCGGCCCCATCGACGGCCATGACGCCGTTGCCGTCGAGAAAGCCACCGCCGAAGCCAAGACCAGCGACAAACCCACGCTCGTCATTTGCCGCACCACCATCGGCTGGGGTTCGCCCAACAAGGCCGGCACGCACGATGTGCACGGCGCCGCGCTCGGCCAGGCCGAGGCCGACGCCACCCGCAAGGCCCTGGGCTGGGACTACGGCCCGTTTGAAATTCCCGCCGACATTTACCAGGCCTGGGACGCCAAATTCCACGGCGCCAAGCTCGAAGCCGACTGGAACGAGCGCTTCGCCGCCTATGAGAAGGCCCATTCCGCACTGGCCGCCGAATTCAAGCGCCGCATGGCCGGCGATCTGCCTGCCGATTGGGGTCAGACCGTGCAGACCCTGTATGCCAAGGCGCGCGAGGTCACTGCGGCGACCGCCACGCGCAAGTCCTCGCAGATCGCGCTTGAAACCCTGGTGCCCGCGCTGCCGGGCCTGTTCGGCGGTTCGGCCGACCTGA encodes the following:
- the tkt gene encoding transketolase — protein: MTTVQIDTQQRRRLANAIRFLAIDGVQAANSGHPGAPMGMADIAEVLWRNHLHHNPANPHWANRDRFVLSNGHGSMLIYALLHLTGYDLPIEELKRFRQLHSKTPGHPEVGYTPGVETTTGPLGQGIANGVGMALAEKVLAAQFNQPGHAIVDHHTYVFLGDGCLMEGISHEVCSLAGTLKLNKLIAYYDDNGISIDGHVEHWFSDNTAQRFQAYGWNVIGPIDGHDAVAVEKATAEAKTSDKPTLVICRTTIGWGSPNKAGTHDVHGAALGQAEADATRKALGWDYGPFEIPADIYQAWDAKFHGAKLEADWNERFAAYEKAHSALAAEFKRRMAGDLPADWGQTVQTLYAKAREVTAATATRKSSQIALETLVPALPGLFGGSADLTGSNLTAVKASHSFEKAAPGTAFNYLSYGVREFGMVAMMNGMALHGGFLPYGGTFLMFSDYSRNGVRMSALMKQRVIHVFSHDSIGLGEDGPTHQPIEQPSSLRLIPNLDVWRPADVLETAVAWKHAIERKHGPSALLLSRQNLVSTPHPEDAERTISRGGYVLSEAQGGKPQIVLIATGSEVEIALKAQGMLAEQGVAARVVSMPCTNAFDRQDAAYRNEVLPAGLPRVAIEAGHPDFWHKYVGLNGGIVGIATFGESAPAPQLYQYFKVTAEHAVAVAKSVLQAA